Proteins from a genomic interval of Desulfovulcanus ferrireducens:
- a CDS encoding HypC/HybG/HupF family hydrogenase formation chaperone: MCLAVPMEIKSIKDNIAEVEVGGVKNQVRLDIIDEPPQVGDFVIVHAGFALRRLDREEGLETLKLFQEGLNLELT, translated from the coding sequence ATGTGTTTAGCCGTTCCCATGGAAATTAAGTCCATAAAGGACAATATTGCCGAGGTCGAGGTCGGTGGAGTAAAAAATCAGGTTCGATTGGATATTATAGACGAACCACCACAGGTAGGGGATTTTGTCATTGTGCATGCTGGTTTTGCTTTGCGCCGGCTGGATAGAGAAGAGGGGCTCGAGACTCTTAAACTTTTTCAAGAGGGGTTGAACCTTGAACTTACATGA
- a CDS encoding HD domain-containing protein: MNPIPFPYNPSWPVPDKNECVSLWAKFNMPEHIRKHCDLVGEIAKCIAQLALEKGWDVNVDAVYAAGLLHDLGKAYCIKHGGAHSQLGASLVMEHTGNPAIAQGVMHHVFWPGDININNIKQFFLPLVIIYSDKRVKHTKVVSIEERFEDLFQRYGTNIKKRNLIQKSKDQVLAIASNFSKILGVDLNACPFDSRRLV; this comes from the coding sequence ATGAACCCCATTCCTTTCCCTTATAACCCTTCCTGGCCTGTGCCAGATAAAAATGAGTGTGTAAGTCTATGGGCCAAATTTAACATGCCTGAACACATTCGTAAACATTGTGACCTGGTGGGTGAGATAGCCAAGTGTATAGCCCAATTGGCCCTTGAAAAGGGTTGGGACGTCAATGTTGATGCGGTCTATGCTGCGGGCTTGCTTCATGACCTGGGCAAGGCCTACTGTATCAAACACGGCGGAGCACATAGCCAGTTAGGGGCCAGCCTTGTAATGGAACATACTGGCAACCCGGCAATTGCCCAGGGAGTTATGCACCATGTATTCTGGCCGGGCGACATTAATATTAACAATATTAAACAATTTTTTCTTCCTTTGGTCATAATTTATAGTGACAAGCGGGTCAAACATACCAAAGTTGTTTCCATAGAAGAAAGGTTTGAGGATCTATTTCAACGCTACGGGACAAATATAAAAAAGCGGAACCTGATTCAAAAATCCAAGGACCAGGTCCTGGCCATAGCTTCAAACTTTAGCAAAATTCTTGGGGTAGATTTAAATGCGTGTCCTTTTGATAGCCGGCGGTTGGTCTAG
- the hypD gene encoding hydrogenase formation protein HypD, protein MNLHDGLKDPKLCRNVLRQIEAEVDEQFRFMEVCGTHTVAIFQSGLRSILPDKIIHLSGPGCPVCVTHEREVAAYLELAEKEDAIIATFGDLMRVPGPDKKNLKDAQAEGARIKVVYSAFDALKVAMENPQDKVVFLGIGFETTAPTIAATLKVAKEQGINNFYVLSFHKLVPPALKALVQDKEIKVEGFLLPGHVSTIIGLEPYKFLAQEYNIPAVISGFEPLDILQAILMMLRQKNNHEAKVTNNYKRAVADIGNPKARQVMDEVFEVVDTFWRGIGVIPQSGLGLNRDYERFDALKAFNLTLPDVAPIAGCRCGDVLKGKVRPDECPLFKKACSPASPVGPCMVSTEGSCAAYFKYMVE, encoded by the coding sequence TTGAACTTACATGATGGCTTAAAAGATCCTAAATTGTGTCGCAATGTCTTGCGTCAGATCGAAGCTGAGGTTGATGAACAGTTTCGCTTTATGGAGGTTTGCGGCACGCACACGGTCGCTATTTTCCAAAGTGGTTTGCGTTCTATACTACCTGATAAGATTATTCATTTATCAGGTCCTGGTTGTCCTGTGTGCGTAACTCATGAAAGAGAGGTAGCCGCATATTTAGAGCTGGCTGAAAAAGAGGATGCCATTATCGCTACCTTTGGGGATCTGATGCGTGTCCCTGGCCCGGATAAAAAGAATTTAAAGGATGCCCAGGCCGAGGGAGCCAGAATAAAGGTGGTTTATTCGGCTTTTGACGCATTGAAGGTGGCTATGGAGAATCCTCAAGACAAGGTGGTCTTTCTAGGTATTGGCTTTGAGACCACTGCCCCGACAATAGCTGCGACATTAAAAGTGGCCAAAGAGCAGGGTATAAACAATTTTTACGTGCTGTCGTTTCATAAATTGGTCCCTCCTGCACTTAAGGCCTTGGTTCAAGACAAAGAAATAAAGGTGGAAGGGTTCCTTTTGCCTGGCCATGTCTCGACCATCATTGGCCTTGAGCCATATAAATTCCTGGCCCAAGAATACAATATTCCAGCGGTAATCAGCGGGTTTGAACCCTTGGATATTTTACAGGCCATTTTAATGATGCTCAGGCAGAAAAATAACCACGAAGCAAAAGTGACGAATAACTATAAGCGGGCTGTGGCTGATATTGGCAACCCCAAGGCCAGGCAGGTCATGGATGAAGTTTTTGAGGTTGTTGATACTTTTTGGCGTGGTATTGGCGTTATTCCTCAAAGTGGATTGGGTCTAAACAGGGATTATGAACGATTTGATGCCTTAAAGGCATTCAATCTAACTCTGCCTGACGTTGCCCCAATAGCCGGGTGTAGGTGCGGCGACGTGCTAAAGGGAAAAGTCAGGCCCGATGAATGTCCTTTGTTTAAAAAAGCATGTTCGCCAGCTTCTCCTGTAGGCCCTTGTATGGTTTCTACAGAAGGTTCATGCGCTGCCTATTTTAAGTATATGGTTGAATAG
- the kdsB gene encoding 3-deoxy-manno-octulosonate cytidylyltransferase: MSATKSINFYAIIPARYKSSRFPGKPLANILGKPMFWHVYARAKKCSMLKEVYLATDDNRIFKAASDLGVPVLMTSEEHKSGTDRVLEAAQKLKLPDDSVVVNIQGDEPALNPEMLTELLMPFTTSSEVQVTTLARQISFEQAKDPNIVKVVCSSSGRALYFSRSPIPFGRDNQPKYLGHIGLYAMRMNILAKFKTLGESRLEKWEKLEQLRLLEADIPILVVQTNFECHGVDRPEDIPRVCQLLSEG, from the coding sequence TTGTCTGCGACCAAATCAATAAATTTTTACGCAATCATTCCAGCCAGATATAAATCCAGCCGCTTTCCAGGCAAACCCCTGGCCAATATCCTGGGCAAACCAATGTTCTGGCATGTTTATGCTCGCGCCAAAAAGTGTTCTATGCTCAAGGAAGTCTACCTGGCCACGGATGACAATCGTATTTTTAAGGCCGCTTCTGATTTAGGTGTACCAGTGCTTATGACCAGTGAAGAACATAAAAGTGGCACGGACCGGGTCCTAGAGGCTGCACAAAAGCTGAAGTTACCGGATGACAGTGTAGTAGTTAATATCCAAGGCGATGAACCAGCTCTAAACCCAGAGATGCTCACAGAACTTTTAATGCCTTTTACTACAAGTTCCGAAGTTCAAGTAACCACTTTAGCCAGACAAATCTCTTTCGAACAGGCAAAAGATCCGAATATAGTTAAAGTTGTCTGCTCAAGTAGCGGCCGAGCCCTGTATTTTTCCCGCTCACCCATTCCCTTTGGCCGAGATAATCAACCAAAATACTTGGGTCATATTGGCCTATACGCCATGCGCATGAATATACTTGCCAAATTTAAAACTTTAGGCGAAAGTCGCCTTGAGAAGTGGGAGAAACTGGAACAATTAAGATTATTAGAAGCAGATATTCCCATTTTAGTCGTACAGACTAATTTTGAGTGTCATGGTGTAGATAGACCAGAAGATATCCCAAGAGTTTGTCAGCTTTTAAGTGAGGGGTAG
- a CDS encoding D-alanine--D-alanine ligase family protein, with the protein MRVLLIAGGWSSEREVSLNGAKEIQKALQNLGHETIFFDLSPQLDLLIQKARQSDVAFINLHGSPGEDGTIQALLEDIGLPYQGSGPKASFLALNKAISKQIFVNHGLPTPDWSIYTGRTDFIPQNLTFPLVLKPNTGGSSLGIKIVHSSDELKKLAHSLNNQEFLLEQFIPGQELTCGVLDNQALPPVLIRPQKGAFFDYQSKYDPDGAEEICPAPISKTLAQKLMDMALKAHRSLGLKDYSRTDFIVDEEENIYILEVNTLPGMTKTSLLPKAAKAFGLSFEELIDKLISLALRK; encoded by the coding sequence ATGCGTGTCCTTTTGATAGCCGGCGGTTGGTCTAGCGAACGAGAGGTTTCACTAAATGGGGCTAAAGAGATTCAAAAAGCTCTTCAAAACCTAGGCCACGAAACAATTTTTTTTGACTTAAGTCCACAACTTGATCTTTTAATTCAAAAAGCCAGACAAAGCGATGTAGCCTTTATCAATTTACATGGCTCACCAGGTGAAGACGGAACCATTCAGGCCCTACTCGAAGACATTGGCCTCCCCTACCAGGGTTCAGGTCCCAAAGCATCTTTTCTGGCCCTGAACAAAGCTATTAGTAAGCAGATTTTCGTGAACCACGGCTTACCAACACCCGACTGGTCTATCTACACTGGGAGAACAGATTTTATCCCTCAAAATTTGACTTTTCCCCTGGTTTTAAAACCAAACACAGGAGGCTCAAGCCTGGGCATAAAAATTGTTCATTCTTCTGACGAGCTCAAAAAGTTGGCCCATTCGCTAAATAACCAGGAATTTCTCCTTGAACAATTTATCCCCGGCCAGGAACTGACCTGCGGTGTACTTGATAACCAGGCTTTACCACCCGTACTTATCAGACCGCAAAAAGGCGCTTTTTTTGATTACCAAAGTAAATACGACCCGGATGGCGCAGAAGAAATCTGCCCCGCTCCCATATCTAAAACTCTGGCCCAAAAACTTATGGATATGGCCTTAAAAGCTCACCGGAGCTTAGGTCTAAAAGACTATAGCCGGACTGATTTCATTGTAGATGAAGAAGAAAATATTTATATACTTGAGGTAAATACCTTGCCGGGCATGACCAAAACCAGCCTTTTACCCAAGGCAGCCAAGGCTTTTGGACTAAGTTTTGAGGAACTTATAGATAAACTTATTTCTCTGGCGCTCAGAAAATAA
- a CDS encoding 3-deoxy-D-manno-octulosonic acid transferase has translation MIKMHHWLILLLYTLAWYLFLPFTFFSSRLRQGLKQRWGFCLPKGPFDLWIQAASVGEAQLAITIINHLTSPANSTTQPLNHSTKILITTCTSQGFEVLKKKINNPHIHLAYFPFDPLCIMYRSLAKISPRLVLILETEIWPSFLSICKVKSIPVILANARMSTKSYSRYLKIRGLLRAIGPSKILAISENDARRFADIFSKAKIKTMPNIKFDQISVAPPLNYVQNPLAKYFKPKSPLIVLGSVREQEEDKIKWLIKKIMSSHPRTIIGLFPRHMHRLDAWKEFLSREEINWVLRSRLKEQISNSLVIVWDTFGELIPAYALARSVYVGGSLVPCGGQNFLEPISQGVIPCIGPFWDNFKWVGQEIIQQHLVIQVNDAQELYTELTKTKTISRDEVHARFLEYIQDKKGGTDLVCDQINKFLRNHSSQI, from the coding sequence ATGATCAAAATGCACCACTGGCTTATATTGTTACTTTACACCCTGGCATGGTATCTTTTCCTGCCTTTTACCTTTTTCTCCTCCCGCCTGCGTCAGGGGCTGAAACAACGCTGGGGGTTCTGCCTGCCAAAAGGGCCTTTTGACTTATGGATTCAGGCAGCCTCGGTGGGAGAAGCGCAGCTGGCAATAACCATCATCAACCATTTAACCAGTCCGGCCAACTCAACTACTCAACCACTCAACCACTCAACCAAGATCCTGATTACCACCTGTACCAGTCAAGGATTTGAGGTGTTAAAAAAGAAAATAAACAATCCTCATATCCATCTGGCCTATTTCCCCTTTGATCCGTTGTGCATAATGTACAGGTCACTGGCTAAAATCTCCCCCAGACTGGTCCTTATTCTGGAAACAGAGATATGGCCCTCTTTTTTATCAATATGTAAAGTAAAATCCATTCCGGTTATTTTAGCCAACGCACGCATGAGTACTAAAAGCTATAGCAGGTATTTAAAAATAAGGGGCTTGTTACGCGCCATCGGCCCAAGCAAAATTTTAGCCATCTCTGAAAATGATGCCAGAAGATTTGCCGATATTTTCTCAAAGGCCAAAATAAAAACAATGCCTAATATTAAATTCGACCAGATCTCTGTGGCCCCACCATTAAATTACGTGCAAAACCCCTTGGCCAAATATTTTAAGCCCAAATCACCCTTGATTGTTTTAGGATCCGTACGCGAACAGGAAGAAGACAAGATCAAATGGCTGATCAAAAAAATTATGTCCAGCCATCCACGGACCATTATCGGCCTTTTCCCCAGACACATGCACAGGCTGGATGCCTGGAAAGAATTTTTAAGCAGAGAGGAAATCAACTGGGTCTTACGCTCCAGGCTAAAAGAACAGATTTCTAATTCCCTTGTGATTGTCTGGGATACATTTGGCGAACTTATTCCGGCTTATGCCTTGGCCAGATCAGTTTATGTGGGCGGAAGCCTTGTACCATGCGGAGGGCAAAATTTTCTTGAGCCCATCTCCCAGGGCGTTATTCCCTGCATAGGGCCATTTTGGGATAATTTTAAATGGGTTGGTCAAGAAATTATCCAGCAGCACCTGGTCATTCAAGTTAATGATGCCCAGGAATTATATACTGAGCTAACCAAGACCAAAACTATTTCCAGGGATGAAGTTCATGCAAGGTTTCTAGAGTATATTCAGGACAAAAAAGGGGGAACAGACCTTGTCTGCGACCAAATCAATAAATTTTTACGCAATCATTCCAGCCAGATATAA